Genomic DNA from Fusarium keratoplasticum isolate Fu6.1 chromosome 2, whole genome shotgun sequence:
GTGACGCCTCCGGGGCCTGTGACGAGCCCCAAGACGATGACTGTGACTTATACACAGATACAGTACGCGCAGATTGTTTTGCTCAACTTTCACGGGCTAAGCTGGCCCCATCTGTCTTTGGCTACGCTGGTGCCAACTGCACCTATCGTGGTTCCATTTTCGCCGTCCTGATATCTATCATGCTGGGAGTTGGAAGCTAAGCGTAATTATCAATCGGGTTATCTATGGGTTACTGGTAGAAATGGATGCAGGTAGCACAAGAACAATCTAGACTGCAGCTTATTCTTGACTTCTAATCGCGTCTCATGGTTCTAAAATTCGTTTAACACTCTTTATTCATCCTGTTCCGGTATCCGAAAGTGTATCTGATCGCTGTCAATTCCGAGAAGTTGTGCTAATAGGCTGATTTCGCATCCCACTAACACATTAATTAGACCCTCTACCTTGAttttcatccatcatctttcCCTCCTTCCACTGTTTCAGTACCTGTGCAACTGCACCATGTCCCCTGTCCTCAGCCAACTCAATAGCCCCATTATATCCCCTCCGGCGGCCCCCGTAACTGCGAAACCTTGCTCCCGCCTCTAGCAAAAATTGCACCATGTCCAATCTCCctccttcagcagcagcttccAACGCCGTCCTGCCATCCCAAACCGCTCCTCGTGCATTAACATCTGCTCCCAGAGCTAGCAACCTCTTGACCATATCCATGTGCCCCTTTCCAGCCGCAATCTGCAGCGCCGTGGCACCAGAGTCCTTCCCAGGCGGTGCGTTAATGTTTGCGCCCACTTTGAGGAGTAGGTCCACCATTTTGTCGTCAGCATTCTCGACAGCGGCTTGAAGGGCAGTACGTGGAAAGACTGGATTCGACCAGTCATTGTCGGCAACTAGTTCCTCAGACGCTGGAGCGTTGGCGTCAGCGCCGAGGAATAGTAGAAATCTCGCAATGTCGAGTCTTCCGTGTCGGACAGCGGCTTGAAGGGGCGTGTCGAGGTTGCTCCTGGCGCGCTCGAACCTGTCAACCCGTGACAGCCGATTCGTCAGATCAACGATGGCCCCAACTGGCTGTCTGCAGATGGCCACGATTAGACATAGCCTGTCTGGTTTGAAGCCGGCTTCCAGCAGTTGTTGTGCAGCTTCCCAGTCACCGCCGTGGATGGCAGGTACGAGAACGGAGCACCGGGCCATCTCTGGATCGCGCCAGAACTGCTTCTGATATGCCCAGGACATAATCCGAGGGTGCCCCTTTGCCAGATGAAGCCAGTCTCCATTGGTTTTAACGGGAATGATACAACGCCCGCTGATCTTGAGCTTGCGGAGACGTTCAAGCACCCACCTCTGGCGATGGAAAGCGGCATATCCCAAGGCTGTGGCCTCCATATCTCCTCCTACCATGTCGTCAGGCCTTCTTTGTAGGAGCATCTCGAGGTAGCCACTGTTCCTTCTGTTGCTACCAATGCAGGAGCAAATAGCAGCGCACAGCGCACCTTGATCGTATGGAACATGGTGAGTTTCCATCAGCCATACCATTAGGTCCCAGTTTCGGCTcgaagcagcagcctcaagaaGTGAGCACTCGGCATCATTCCCAACGACCGCGCCGCCTCCATGTCTGATGAGcatctcaacaacatcacGCCGACCCCTCTTTATGACGTTATGCAAACTACACCCGCGCAGACTTGCCCCCGCCTCGAGCAGGCAGCCAACTAGATTGACGTTCCCAAATTCGAGACAAGCCTGTAACGCGGACCGCCCAGCCAAGTCCAACTCGTTCACATCGGCGCCGCGGGACAATAGCTCGCGCAGTAGATCAATGCTATCGAAGCGGCAAGCCCTTGCAACGTCACCACGCTTGAGAGCGGCCCCAGCACCGATCAAAGCCAGGGCTGCACCTCCGTGTTTTGGCGTAGTACAACGCgactccttggccttgttcctTAACAACGCAAATTGTAGCGGTGTCTGGCAGGCATTCATCTCGCATAATGCGTCGGCACTAACCCCAGATGCTTCAAAATGCGAGCCAAGAAGGCGTCGGTCTTCGCCTCCTCTATTGGCCACAATGGCGTTGATATCTGCTCCGTAAGCAATGAGAACTTTTGTGACCTTCTCGTCGCCTTTGGCTGCAGCAATGTGCAAGGCCGTGATGTTCGAGTCCGGCATGGCGAAGTCGACTTCGGCTCCAAGATCCAGTAGCATCTTGATCGTCCTCGAGCTGCTGCCTTGGTAGCTACGCCATGTAGCGGCAATGAGAGCCGTGTGCCCATCAGGTGATCTCCCGTCGATGCACGCACCGGCCTCTACTAGGTCCATGAGCATGTCCCTTCGGTCTTCAGAGGCCGCTCTGATGAAGGCGTCTTGGATGAGGTCATGATGCCGTCCTTGGTCATACAGGGTCAGAAGGTATCTGAGAGACTTCAGGCCGGGTCGATCTCTCCCGGAGCTCGCTgagtcgtcctcgtcctcttcctcgtcctcttcctcgtcctcttcatctcgtaTATGGGCCATCCTCCAGTCCGCATCCACTGCGTTTGTAAGAGCCGAGTCTGGCGTCAACAAGTTATCCTTCCAACCCATCCGCATCATGTCCGCCCCAGCTTCGACCAATACTTGCACGGCTTCGGCTGTGGACTCTTTGCATGCCTTGAACAAGGGCATTTCTTCGTCTTCCCCTGTGATAAGGTCAACGCCCGCCCCGAACCGGATCAGAAGACGTGCGAGATCCACGTCCCCTACGCGACAATCCATGCTGAGCTGAAGCGGCCGCGCGAGACACCCCATTGCCCATGTattgatgatcttgtctgGGTCCGCCCCCGCCTCGAGAAGTGTCTCGCAGATGTCAAGTGTCTGGGTGTTGACGGCAGCTTCAAAGAGTGCCTCGATGAACGCCCTACCAGTTGGTTGATCGCGGCTCTTGGAGAACAAGTCTTTCCACACAGCTTGTGGCAGGCCTATGTCTCGGAATATCTCAATGATCTTGGTATACTTGCCATTCTCGTCAACGaactcgtcatcctcatcttcaatgAGACCGTTGGAGAGCTGGTATGCGAAGAGTTGAAACTCCTGCATCTTTGCCTCGAGCGGATCGGCACTGATCAGTGCTTTGATTCGATCGGCATTTTGTCCATCAAACTGCTCTGGCATAATCCTATTGGCCTTGCACACTGCACGGTTGAAGCCGGCCTTTGTTGTGAGCGAGTACTTCGGTGAGCTAATGGCtagcctcatcctcgacatcgtcTCCCTGCTGGTGGCATTAGGTCCGAGATTCAACTCCTTGGAGAGCATGGCCCGCAATGCGATGTCTGCGGGTTTATATGTCAATGAATTTGACTGCTAGCAGGATCTTCAAGGGTGGCTTACTGTTGAAGTAACGATCTTGGAATTGGAACCAAGGCAGGCTCGACGGCCAGGGGATCCTGGGCTGTGGGATATCATTGACCTCAAGATCACTGAACTGAACGTGGAGAGGGCTTGAAACTATTCAATGTCAACGACAGACGGATACTCTTGAACGCGGGATCGACCTACCCCTCGAGATCTCGACAAGACTGTTCTCGTCATTGCTCGTAGTATCTTGTGGTTCAGCCACGCCGACTACTGTCCATGCTTGATATAGCTCATCATTATCTTGGCACCGGTCGCTGTGGCATTATCAATGATGATTATGGATGCAATGAGGGGTGTCAAGTTGCGTACGTACCTGCATTGCGTTACCTGTTGCGACGCAATGTTGATGACTTCGACGTCGTCGGCTAGTGTCGAATTGGTATCGTCCATATCTATAGTTAAACCGGGAGTGACCTAGAGATTCGAGGAATAGGCAACATCAACGATGCTATTGAGAGGTGTGTTTCTCAACCTCAGGCCCCAGCCGCAGGTCGGTCGAGGCAGGCTCTGGGCGATCGCGGCGTAATATTACGCCGACCACCTGTTGGCCCTACCGTTGAGGCTAGGCGGGTAGGGGACTATCCGGTTCAAAACAGGACCTCTCAGCATGAAGGCTGGCTTCATCATAACATGAATGATAGTTACATCGTCCCCTCCAAAAGTCGCCGGTTTCTTGCCGGCGAAAACTGGGATCTACAGAAGTATTCTCTTGAATAGTAAGAAATATGACACTCAAAGGAAGCATGGGCAGCAAGCTTGACATGCAAGCACACCCTAGAAACGTGGGCTGGCTCGAGTTCAATGTTGTCAATCAGGTAGAAGATGATTGAATACATCAAAGTGTGACCAAGGAGTGTGACTCTGGAACTTGCTAGTTTATGCCGCTGCGGCGGGGCTGATCAAGTGGCGGGCTGACGGCTTCTTTTGAGCAAGGCGGCTCTGGGCATTGCACGCCACACGGTGAGGAGTTGAATTTGCATCTGGATCAGTCTCAACATGCCATCCAGATAATCAATCACGAAAGAATCATTGATTTTATTGAGAGCCTGATAGCCTTGATCACCTGTGATGAGCCCGTGGCTCGATTTTCAACTGGGATGGAATGAGCAAAGTGAGATATTGGAGTCATAAGCTCGTATATAAACGAGGAAGAAACCCACGATCATTTCAAGAGCCATTACTAGAATGAATCTCACTAGTATTCTACCTAGTTTTAAGGATACTTGCAAACAGATTCTTATAGTAGATTTCAGAAGACCCAGTTCATCCTCACAGACAAGCAAGTCCAGTGACGTTAGCATGATCTCTTGCATCTCTTTGCTGGTGTTGCAGCCCTCGTCTCATGGCTGATCAGAGTCGTCTCTATGTCTGAGGTGGTCACTGAGACCAGAGTAATGCGTAGTGTAGTCGAGACCAGGGTCAAGGAATACCGGATAGAGGCAAATCGTGAATCTGCAACTAGCTGTGCCGATTCTCGCAGGCACATAGTTGGCCACGCCCCccaccttgggcttggatcACTATTACAGGATCCAACGGAAGGTAGGTAGTACCTGGCCTACTCGCAACTGACAGGTAGAaaaagatcatcatcaactacTATACCATAACAGCTTGGCTGATCAACATTGCGAAATTGATCGCGAGACATGGCTGGATACTGAGGCTGGCTGAAGGATGTACCGTACCTTCAGCCAGCCCCATGTCTCTTTTTATGGGCCAATAATCTAGGCCATACATGAGAGCATTTTTAGTCCAATTTGTACAAGCGTTGTTGTAGCTTTTCTCGGCATGAGATGGTAAACATTCGACAGCACTATTAGATAGGCCAACGAttcccttctctctcctTGCCACAACTATTGGCGCCGTCAAAGTCTAGAACAGCATGTCATCTTGGCCTAGACCGTAGGAACCCCTCTAAAGCCAGTATGCTACCACTCGCGTCCTCACCGGTCGGCGCTGACGACTTCCCCGCCTGCATGTCTCAGCGAGGATGTCTCGGCCGATCAAAACATGCTAATCCTGACTGGGTCCAGAATCAGCCCTGTCTCTGCAGGTTGAGTTTATGCAATAGCGGGCAGACGCTTCGGTCTGCTGGGATCTGTGAGCGCCAGACTAGAACGATCTACCTATTAAAACATAGAAATTATATGaattaaagattaaagaaatataaacTAAGAGCATCTTAGATATACATGAGATATCTCGGTCTAAGCAGAGTAAATAATCATCGTTTAATCTGAATACTATTATGCTCGGCGCTGGGAGAAGTCACCAGAACGGCTGAAGAGATGGCAGAAACTAGTACTGCCGGTGAATGAACCGTCAGCCAAATATTGTCGGGCCTCGTCGACCAGAGCGGTTGAGGGGGCTTGATCTGAGCCAGCTGGGAAAAGAATCTTGGTCTTTTGATTGGCGTGGCTGGCTAGAGCGGCTAGCCAGAGTTGTAGCCGAGCCGAATCCCCTGCAACGCGCTGACTATGTTCTCCTCAGTGGCTGCAACACTATGGTATGTATGTCTTACTTGGCAGCGCTGAGGTTCAATTATTTGTCCTGTTTTGTCCTTGATCGCCAGACTAGCCACAACTGGCGACCTTGCTTTTGGATGCTACCTGGCAAATACACGCAGAAAATCAAGATACAGTCCAAACAGGACATGTAGTGCTTACAAACGATGCTATTATACCTTGTACACTAGAAAACCACCATCAGGCCGCATGTGAGATTTGAGCAATTGGACATCGGTCGTAGGTTATAAAAGcgcccatcaccacctcctgAACAGAACTCCTTTTTCTACTCTAAACAACATCTCTTTCACATCTTTTCATCCCTAATACAAAAATCACGCTTCAACCTTGTGCACAAAGACACTTCCGCACCTACAATGTTCGTCTACCAAGGAAAGCTCAACTGGTACCACTATGGCGTGGACGAGaccttcgtcatcgtcctgcCCAACGGTCCTGTCCGTGTTGGCGATAGCGTCTACCTCTTCTCTCAGTGGACGGTAGATGCCCAAGGCAATAAGAAGAGGAACTGGTTCGACACCATCATTGTCGATTCCGTCACCCAGACCCAGGCCACCGATGTAACCTTCTACCTGAAGGGTGCTTGGTACAACTATGCTGTTACAACTGAGGGAGGCTACAAGTCCCTCAGCGTCGTTATGAGAAACCCCACAAACGGGGTCAGCAAGCCTATGCCTCTTCAGCGCATCTGGGAGTCTGAGCAAGAGCTCACTGGTACGACTCGCATCTGGACCGGCAAGTTCAGCTGGATGCACTTCGCCAAGGATGAGCCGGCCATCTTCATTGTTCCTGATGGCTTTGGAGAGGGAAAACCTATTCTATCACTCTGGCAGTACACCCAAGACTCGGCTGGAAAGCTCAAGGACCCATCCTTCCGCAATGCGGTCCAGAAGTCTGTGTCTGGCATCGGCACCGACGTCGTCAAGTTCTCCTACCACTCATACTACGACATCAGCTGCACCTGGGAGGCCAAGACTGATAAACTTGCTGTCCACGTCAAGGAGGGCAGCCACGGCGAGGATGTTGGTAGCATGATTCGCTCGGCCATCATTGAGCGTCAGGCCCACACCCAGTACGGTTTCCCCTGACTTGTATTTTCCATTGCTGACACCATCGCGTAGCGACTTTGATCCTCCCGAGCCGACTCCAGGGAAGACCGAGGTTGAAGTCCGCTTgccccagcctcagccttcaCTCCCTCGCATCCTTGGCCCTCTGCCTTTCCCCAAGGGTATCATTGACACCTTGGCTCATACCGCTGCCTTTGTGGACCAAGCCGGCTACCTGGCCAAGTATGCTCAAGATGTACGTCACATAGCCCCTGGCTCTTATTAAATGCTAGCAATGTTCTAACAACGTACATAGCGCTTCGCTGCCTTGGATGCCGACTACCACACTCTCCTTCGGCAGCTCGACGCTGCGAAGGCGAACATCAAAAATCTCacaaaggcaaaggaggaTCTCACTCTTGACCGTGACGGTGCCAGAGCCAAGGCTAAGAATTTGGAGGAGgacctcgccaaggcccGCAAAGAGGCAGACGAGCTCCGCAAGACGATCGAGAAGCTTCGGCGTGACATCTACGAAGGGCAAAtccaggacgaggaagccCGCAAAATACTCAAGGATACCCAAGACAAGCTTACAGCTAGTCAAGCCGAAGTCAGCGACCTCAAGCAGAAGCTGTCCAAGGCGCAGGGTGAGATTGAAGATCTCAATGCACGCATTGGCAAGCTTCTCGACAAGGTGATCGAGCAACAGACCGACATCTCACGCCTTGAAACCGAGTTGGACGTGCAAACCAAGAAGAATGCAGAGTTGACCAAGGAGTATGGTCAACTCAAGTCGGCCAACAGCGAGCTTGAGGCTTCCAAGAATAAGACTCAGGGGCTGCTTGATCGGGCCAACAAGAGgatcgaggagctggagcagacGGTCAAGGACCAGCAGGGAGACATCGACAAcctgatcaaggagaaggatgacgCACAGTCAAAGGTCTCGGCCGCACAGAAGGCGCgcgccaaggccgagtcTGACCTGGCggcgctcaagaagaaggcctaCGATGCCGGTATTGATTTCTGAAGCCAAGCGGCCCCACTGGTGCCGTCGTCTCCGACTGTGCCTACGGACTCACCAGAGTCGTGGCTCCAGGGAGTCTCAAGATACTGGTGGTGGCTTGCAACTGCTCTCGGTTTGGGGTCATGGTTGATTAGCAAGACAAGAGCTTGAGCTGGGGTTGGCCAAGGTTGGCAATATAGTAGCGACAAGCTTCGTTCAATTAATTAATCTGTGCTGTCTATCGGCTTGTTTCACTTACCGTTGAGCATTGAGTGTGATGTGATGAGgaacttatattaaaagacGTGATTGGCAACATTGGCAACCAAGTGTAAAGTCGTATACTTTGTGATACCTAACTTGGCCTTCCTTGCTTTCCATTAAATCATGGGAGGATATGCTATAAATGTTGTATTGTGGTCTCTGTTATAGTTGAAGTCCGGCCCTTGGTGGGATagctgagccagaagaccgcTATAAATGTTGAGATAGAAGGGTAACTTAGATAGGTGGTCAAGAAGGTTCAGCGCTGAATAAGGGAAACCATTGCATCTTTGGCTGCTTCACCCAAACCCTGAGTGCTGGCAACGAGTGTGCTGATTGCCTTTGGAAAGCCGCCTCTTCCGTCCCGGCCGAAGCGACTGGGGCTGATATCAAGCTAATGCTGGGCCAAGACGTTTATTCTCGTGTTGGCCCACCTCAGCTGCGGTTAAAGAGAGCTATTGATGACAGCTAACCAACCAGGGATGCCAATGCAGCGACTATTGAATCCCAAGACCCATCCTCTTAGATTGAGCTCGACCAACGGCCGCGGCCCCTTTAATTGTGTCAAGCCATCAAAACTAATAAAAAACCATGGCGGGCTATTTTCCATCTAGTTCAGCCATCGTTCGTCTCATTCTTTCGTTAATCGCCCAACGATGCGTTCTGGTGTCTTTCTTTCTCTGGCTCTGGGCctcttctcggccgagtcaCTTGCCTCGCCATGCAAGCCACAGTCGGGTGAGTAAGGAATGTTTCATGGCGCAGATTTGTCTTGCTAATTGAAGCTTTGTAGGGTCCTCTTCGGTCGTGACTGTGTCATCAGTGACTTCGACCTCGGTGACCTCCTCGGACCTGTCACTGTCATCCACAGTCACAGAGACATCTACTGAGACCGAGTCCGAGACTTCCAAGGTGACAGAGTCGAGCGCAACTACTGAAGTTGCATCTTCGACCGAGTCAGTGATCTCAGAAACCGCCTCGACTACTGTATCTAATGCTGATTTTACCACGCTCTCTACTGAGTCCACAACCGCTGTGTCGTCAACCGAATCCGCTACGTCTGCCTCCACAACCGAGTCTGCTTCCTCTACCGCGGTGACTGAATCTGCGACTACCGGATCCGCTACCCAGTCCACGACAGAGTCTGCAGAGCCCTCTACATCCGAGGCTGCTTCCACTTCCTCCAGCTCGGTGGACGCTTGCGCTACCCCTAACCCCAACCCGGCCTTCAAGGCAGTCGCCCAGGGCAGCGGGGGAAGCCAAGTGATGAAGACCAACGGTCAGCACGCCTCCAACATCGTCCTCAACATAGAGTCCAACGACTACTCGCCTATGGGTTTCACCATTGAGCCGTGCACTAACTACCTGCGCCAAACCAACGGCAAATACGTTTGCGTCAACTACGGACCCTCAGACTATTTCCCACCAGTCTTGGTTAGCTGCCAGCTGCCAGCTATCAGCTGGTTCAGGCCCTTGAGCTGTGAGCAACCCGTCGCTGGGCAGCCTCTGGTGTGCACCGCGCCGCGGGGCGAGTGTACTCCTGGATGCCACGAAACGGGGGGCACCCCTTTCAGCCAGTTCTATTCCAAGGCGTCTCCGGATCCATTCCAGCCGGCCACGTTGTTGTACCTTGGAAACTCTGTTGAGGAGGGCGTTCCGGAGACTTACACGGCTGTCGATTTTGTTGCCCAGCCCTATGCTGCcgagcctccagctcctACCGAGTGAACACCAATAGGGCGTGTGCCCCCGCATTTGAGATATAGAAGTATGCATGTTTGATTCCACGTGTTTCAAATAGACATAGATTAAAGCTGTTACCATAGATCAAATAGACCCTACTTTCAAGAGTCTTCTCCCGGTCGACATTAACGGAGTGAAGAATTGTGAGGCATCAGGGAAATGCGTTGACCCTGGAGAACAAGGGATACCCGAGCTATAGAATGGTCCCACTGGCGTAATACGTATCCCACGAGAACCAGTCAAAGGTGCTGTCAATGCTTCGCTTCATCCCGTGGGTCTCTTGATTTGGCGCCGCTCCTACAAACTCTCCGTTCATGTCAACATCTGCCGTGGACTGCATGGGAATATTTTGCGGCAGCCAGTGTAGAAATGCCTCAATGTCTACGTCGCCTAGAGTTGGAGCCTGTTGGTTGTCTTGAGTGTCGGCAAACGAGAAGCCCGCTTGCCCCTGGTCCGTTATAGTCCGGGCCTGCGGGGCTGTCATGTCGTCCTGCAGGCCCTTGCTTGCGAAAGATCCGGATCCAATCTTATTGAAGTGCTCTCGCGCAAGGGTTAAGAAGACTCCAGCCGTATCCTCGAGTTTGGAGGTGATACAGGCAAGCACGCAAAGCTGTGTGCGCATCCGGGAAAAGTATGTTTTGGTTGTTGCtagcagctcaaggtcctGAGGTACTGCCAAGGCCGACGGATCTCTCATGATGCTTCCGAATAAAACAAAGAACGGGGTGAATGGAAAGTATAGCAGTTCCCTTTATCAACAGGTTAGCTATTTTGTGGAGTAGCTGGGCATTAGTACAAGTGCTCACCAAACTGCTGGGTTGTAGACCTGATTCCAGTTGGAGACCATATTTGGAAGCAGGGATATCGCTTGTCTTGCATAAGCAATTCGTAACTCCTCATTCCCCGAGCTGGAGCCCTGAAGAATGATGCAGGCAGTCAAGTACCGGAATTGAACAGACAGAATACCCAAGGACATCTCACGACACTGGACCGTGTTGTGACCTCCTGTCTCAGAGTCCCGGGCTTCAGAAAGAAGCTTAGAGATTGTCAGTCAGGTGATGTGTCAAGGTCGCTAGAGAAACGTACCTCGTACGTTTCCTGATACCAGCTGTCTAGTAGACTATTCAGCACCTCTCGTTCTGAACTGCCCCCCTTCGGAACGAGGATGAATCCTATCAACTTAGAAAAATGGACAGTTTGTAGGAATAAGTACGCCCCGAATGCTGACGTTGCTGGCTGGGCTTGTGATTGATGGGCGTGAAACTGCTCAAGGTATTCAAAGTGTGGCAGCGGCACATTTTGAAACCATTCTGTAGGGAGAAACACTGGACGTCCAAATGCCAACGAGCACGACTTGTCAGCCATGAATAACGCCCAGAACAGGCATAATCGGCGTTGCTGGTCCGGAGATGAGGCGTCGGAGTTGGTAACTGAGTGCAATCTGAGcacttgagcttgttggcAAGCTTGTCCTGTTAGCATCCAAGACATGTTTGGCAGTGCAAAGTCTTCTCCATGAAGGGCCAACAAGATCAATGTCTGAATGTTGACCTCACTGGGTTCGAGGAAGATTTTCGCGTCGTCCAGTGCCAGACGCATGTTCTTTCTGAAAGCTGTGACGGCACCGGCATGATCACCACTCCCACTCGTCAAAGCCAGGAGCATATAGTTGACAAAGACTACCCATGCCTTGGCAGAAACAGTCTCTGGTTCAAACAAGACCTGACGTAAGATCTCATCCGAGGGCGTGAGAAACATGAAATCTCCAAGCTCAGAGTGTTTCAAGAACTGGCCCATCAATGCATAACCTGCTTCTTTAGTTGGGATGTAAAACCTGCTGCCCGGAGCGGTTTCGTCGGCTGTCccatgatgaagcgagaCATTTGTGAGAACATCGGAAAGGCCTTGGAGGCTTGATTGTGCATGCTGG
This window encodes:
- a CDS encoding Zn(2)-C6 fungal-type domain-containing protein yields the protein MNDNTSTAGSDVPRFAVSVPFKEEEYPIPNHEEQCDFCREKKIKCSRELPKCSACKPWPGECIYSKQVTAVKSRAPKSRDGEESRSQSTTVSEPLRVEDRLRRIENSLELLTNSVNQLLVASGSRAAPVSNESGILAPAPETERRTPEQIHTFSSLDEAARILQSFQDKSGPSPEHQHAQSSLQGLSDVLTNVSLHHGTADETAPGSRFYIPTKEAGYALMGQFLKHSELGDFMFLTPSDEILRQVLFEPETVSAKAWVVFVNYMLLALTSGSGDHAGAVTAFRKNMRLALDDAKIFLEPSEVNIQTLILLALHGEDFALPNMSWMLTGQACQQAQVLRLHSVTNSDASSPDQQRRLCLFWALFMADKSCSLAFGRPVFLPTEWFQNVPLPHFEYLEQFHAHQSQAQPATSAFGAYLFLQTVHFSKLIGFILVPKGGSSEREVLNSLLDSWYQETYELLSEARDSETGGHNTVQCREMSLGILSVQFRYLTACIILQGSSSGNEELRIAYARQAISLLPNMVSNWNQVYNPAVWELLYFPFTPFFVLFGSIMRDPSALAVPQDLELLATTKTYFSRMRTQLCVLACITSKLEDTAGVFLTLAREHFNKIGSGSFASKGLQDDMTAPQARTITDQGQAGFSFADTQDNQQAPTLGDVDIEAFLHWLPQNIPMQSTADVDMNGEFVGAAPNQETHGMKRSIDSTFDWFSWDTYYASGTIL